Part of the Myxocyprinus asiaticus isolate MX2 ecotype Aquarium Trade chromosome 17, UBuf_Myxa_2, whole genome shotgun sequence genome, TGACTGTAATTATTTGTGTTAAGTTTTATTTCATATCATAATATGCCTTGTACAGTGTTTTTAGTTTTGTGCATtcgttgttgtttttattttttcatttgaaattgttttatattttatttttataaacttgCAATGAATAAAATGTTCATTCAGCATGCCAATAGAGGTCTTTGACTCTGAAGTGTCTGCTTTATGAATCAGGGCCGTTGGGACTTTTGTTTTGAAAAACCGACGTTAATCGAGTGCTTCATGTCTAGATGATCCTAGCTTCACAGTCTGAACTAGTTGCCATAGTAACTGGTCATGTTTACATAACTAGCATAGCACAATGTTTGACTTAACTGATAATTTTAACTCTCGGATTTGAGGCTGGACTCACTGAAGATGagaaaaattatctgtatcttcGCAGTCGGTCAGCTGGTTTGACTGTCAGTGGATGTGCGCATGCGGTGTTTGTCTGCATACTGGTCCATTTGTTAAGGTAAGAGCAGCTGTTGTGGATCTTATCTCCATAAAGATCTTAACTCCGTTTTATGCGGGCCGAATCCAGCCTCGTAtgcgtttattttttattttattttttatcccctcttctcccaatttggaatgcccaattcccactactttgttggtcctcatggtggcgcggttactcacctcgtggcggaggacaagtctctgttgcctctgcttctgagacagccaatccgtgcattttatcacgtggctcgttgtgcatgacaccatggagactcacagcttgtggaggttcatgctactctccacaatccatgcacaacttaccacatgccccattgagagcgagaacccctaatcgtgaccacgaggaggttaccccatgtagcaaccgggccaatttgtttgcttagaagacctggctggagtcactcagcacaccctggattcgaactcgtgactccaggggtggtagtcagcgtcaatacttgctgagctacccaggcccacctcGTATTCGTTTTTTGATGCCATGTGCATTTTCATACAGAAGGAAACTTCTAAAACACATCTGTCTGTTGGCATACTGGGTAGAGGACAGATGGGCAAACAGCTGGCTATGGTTTTACTGCAAGTGTCCAGCCTCATGCCATCTAATATGAACACCTCGACTAAAAGACCTGAGACTTTAGGTTagtaaatatgcttttttttgtGAATGGCAAAGAATAAcatgtataaaattataatatatatagcaTCTTCAGCTGACAACGGTTATAAATTTGAATATGACAGAATGAACCGCATCAACTCAACACTATGacaacacgcaaaatgattgacatgcAAAAACACATCAAAATCTTCTGACTGGCTGATCTAAAAATGTGTATGTGGTcacatttttgttgtttacagagtctagtgctgtcacagagatcggtgcgatatctcaggacacttatttcattcatatctttcaagggagaaggaacattttctacataacattccataaaaaatcgttaactgcacctttaaaggaatattccgggttcaatacaagttaagctcaatcaacagtatttgtggcataatgttgataaccacaaaaatacattacattttaaataaaataagtaaataaatttaaaaaaaataaaaagcaaagatCGAGGTTACAGttaagcacttacaatgaaagtgaatggggccagtttttggagggtttaaagtcagaaatgtgaagcttataattttataaaagcacttacattaattcttctgttaaaacgtgtgtattatttgagctgtaaagttgtttaaattgtcatttttacagccattttagggtttgttgacattaaatcgtcatggcaacaaaattgtaaaattggctttaactttacacagaaaaggttagtaagtgattttatcacactaaaatcatgtttacacacatatcttttatgttttgtggctgtacttttcaaaaagtgaatattttaacgtaaaaaacaattggccccattcactaccattgtaagtgcctaactggaacctcgatttttgcttcttttaaataaaagaagggacgagtcgaaatacatttttgtggtaatcaacattatgcattatgagcttaacttgtatataatccggaacattcctttaatgtactTTGGTTGCATCTTGCCCATATATTGTTTTGTTGCCTAAACAGATTATTGAATGTATGATTGAACAATTTATGTCAGATTGCATTTATGAAAAATTTACACTGAAATTGGTTCTGCTTGCATTTCGAGTGAAAGGTTGCATATTCTTATGTATAACAGTAATATATTCTTCGAGTCGCATTAACTCAGCATCATGCGCACAAGCACTAGCAAGGAAACATGCGAAGGTGCACCCGCCTGGTGTCTGTCCACCCATTAAAACCCTCACCTGAGGCTGGTGTCAGACACTGATCAAAAACAACACTTTTTACACTGTGAATCAGTTTTATTGATTTCAAACACCTCACTGGAAGACCTGTCGGTCTCTTTAGGGTAATCTCTTTTTTCATTGATGTTCTAGGTGACATCTCAAAGATGGGTGTTGAGTGTTACTTTGACAACATTAGACTGGCTTAATGGGCAGATGTGTTCTTTCTCTGTGTGTTGCCTGCTCATCTACCTTAAGTCTGTGCAATCTTTCGCTCCCAAATGCCTTCACACTGCCTCGTATACAGTttcacctcagcagtgccattAAACAGGTATTAAACaagacaaagaaacaaacaaaaaaaacctcttTGGCTGGACTTGATTCaattgtggacagtggttccacgtgtttgaaatgtgttttcttaaaggtgcactcagtaattttttcctcattaacaaagtttaactcctaaagtcGTGAATTGtagttttgcaatatatgtaggaaatcaagaccactcacattaaaatgaagacacataatcatattagtaaccttataaaagctgttttattctacatggagagggtccgcacatgggggctgccatgttagagtcacacgaccagccaaatactacttgctttatctcagtcaccgtcctgttatttgacaccttaactcattgattaaataatcatggctgactgggaatactacatttctacaatggcatctgaaacttaaaactattgattttaaatgatgctgcatccaagccactaggtgtcagtgtaaatctaaGACAACAGAGTGCATCtttaaattactatgtaatctcaaacactttgtgtagaaagaacctaattgaattgggtaaacctaacaaaattagacatgtcagaGTAACttaaataaatctattttatttctttGCATTCTaatcagtgaaagtgaatgttagcatgctaaatacatgtaGTTTAGTAATTATACTATgattagcacagcaattgctcagtGAAGCAAGCAATCGATATCATGTGCGACATCTACCTGTCGTAAACTCAAGCCTATACCATAAtgataacccccaaaactccaacataacagaaactaatctaaatctcaatataacaaaacattaaacaccaaCAAGTAAACTTGCGCTGTTTACTGCAGGTGGCATCTCCCTGGACCAGAGATGGGTGTCTGCTGTGCTGTACACTCTCCTCCACATGTGTATGGCAGAAAAACTGGGTTCCGGAAAGGCTCTTCAACTGCTCAATGAGTGCATTCTGTTAGTCTGATGAgtgagtgtgatgaggaggagggcgtggccgggccgagaggattCACGCCCGGCGCttagttgcccaatcagcgggagagagataaaaggaggagccggggacaccagagagagagatcagtgttttgtgtgtgcgcttttgttatgtttcagttaagtgttttatgttgaattaaagtctttttgattgttaatccggttcctgcttcatCCTTttccgatgaacaagaggcttgtctgccacagtgagtctcaaacatttctcatgcAAATGCATAGGTTCTGTTTGATAAATCAGGGTTAGGAAAATCTTTACCTGATGCCTGAAGTTTGACtctgtttttgtctgtttttgcagCCCTTTTACCTGGATCACTTTGGTTGATGCACAAACTAAAGAGACTCCTTTATCTGATTTGGTATCAAGAAAATAAAGGCTTGCAAGGATGCATTTCACTCATGTAACAGTGTATTTTCAAACCTAGCAGAAGGAACGAAACAGACTTAACGTTTAAATTGTGCAACATTTTAGATTTACATTGTATATTTCTATTCATGTAAGATCTGTTTATCATTAACCATCTATTATGTGCTGGTGTTTGTAAAGTGCAGTCTAAAATAAGTGTTAATTAAACTCAGGGGGAAGTGGGTATGTCAGCTGTACCAACTCCTTTGAGAAGCTGAAGTGCTATATTTTGTGTGTTATTCTCTGTAGATATTTGCTActtatgatttttaaatgttcTCGAGTACATTTGAACAAGCTGAGTTAACTAGAAAATGCTGAATCAAGGAAAAGcaagatggtaacactttacaataatcttcaattcgttaacattagttaacgcattaggtaccatgaactaacaatgaacaatgtatatttacagcatttattaatctttgttcattgttagttcatagtgcattaactagtgttaacatatacaacttttaattttaagagcgtattagtatattttgaaattaacattaaccaagattaataaatgtaaaagtgttcattgttagttaatgttaactaatgttaacaaatggaaccttattgtagtgttccCAGTAAGAATATAAGATTTTGCAAAAACTTACTGTATTCTGTACAATGCTTACTTTATTCAGAATCTACTTAGAGAACATATGTACAAAAAagttttagcctatttttaagatttatgcatttaaattttagaacagaattccatcaaattacattttttaatgtttttccaaaatttatttaataaaacttaaaatatttagttttttgagtctactaaagattactcaattcaatttgatgaaattttgttatgaaattgaaatgtctaataatcttaaaattatttttttaaagtatataatCCCTACCATGTTGATTTAGACATGATGCcaattttgttatgttatgtcCTTTCTTACAAGAGAGAATTTCAATTAGATGAGggtctttttatatttttttatttaattttaataaagagTTATTCACAGTTTcagattgaaaaaaatatataggcaaaCACAGccaatgtaaaataaatgcaaaataaaatgccactgttttatatatttatttttattttattaaatacacttttaatttaaatgtattatatttcaaTATTGAAATACAGTAGCCAGCTAtcaatttttggttcccagaatgttctgggaacgttagtttttggttataaaaataaaatctaaaaataaccattagagaacgatCTGTGGAGGTTCTTATtatgttgtcacacaaaaacctccctgcaacgttctgggaacgttagtttattGTAACAAAAAATACAACCTAAGAGAACCTTCCTAGAACGTcaggaattggttcccaaaaaaattaccaaatgagAACCAAATCCTAACGTTGGGGGAaggttctgtgtttgctgggtaaCAGTTTGATTAATATTTCAGTACTCCTGTTAAAATTATACATGTATACATTACTTTAAAATTAATACATCTTTTTAAACGAAATTATCCTACTATAGAAATAGCTAAACATAGAACAGCTTTTTATTcctctttaacttttttttaaaaaccctCTTATTTGGGAACTTTTATTATGTAGTCGTGTGTGTCTGGTCGACATTCAGAAATACTTGTCACCAAAGATATTTTAAACGATGAAAACTCTCCCCATGACAGAGCGTAACGGTAAACTAGcttgttacgacagtaagtcaccgtttgcggataccatacaaatgaatggggagagccgtaaactgacacctacatgTCGCAAAATTGAGCGTGACTTCTATAAAACAGCAATTATATCGTAGAAAACCCCACATGTAGTTAACTAAAAAGGattttttagtgtaaaacatgttgaaaattagCGGACAGACGGTCAGTTCACTAAGTGATAAACTGTTTCCttgcaaaagcagtttattcagcacactgaaacaTCTCCTCactagacatccattcaaaaagaacggcctcttgtctccttgccagtgtaccgcccatagtGTAGAAAACCTTGTAGGCTCAACTTAAAAGAAGAGCTCTGTTGTCACTGCCATCACAGTAGGTATTTACAAATTAGCGGACTTCCTGGGCatcaagcgttctctgtcaacaCTGTTGCGTATAACAGAATCACACTCTCGCTGGAGGTAAGTCAGTGTACATTATATTACACAACAATACTGGACGTGTAAGTTTAACACATACTTATGTTTCGGTGGGTTTGGCATGGACTATAAATGCGGCTTGTTCTCGATATTTATTCCTTCTACTGAGATTGATGGTTTGGTGGGTGATTTCACTGCAGTTCATCGACGTGTCAAAACTGTTGCTGCGATTCATCCTGTGTGTGCTTGTCAGTTGCGTTTTGTAATTTTGATTGCGCATGAAacctatatgtatgtatgtatatatatatatatatatatatatatatatatatatatatatatatatatatcaataatagCAATGCCAGTTTATTTTATGTtagaaaacaatgtgttttgttaTCATGCAGATTTTGTATCATTAATGAGGTTATCTGACGGGCACCTGTGAGTCAGGTAAGAGTTTTCCTGCACTTTGATTACATGAATACTGTGATGTATATATGATGATGGATATATTGAATGTGCTTGGTGCTCTAGAGATGGAGAAACTAGAGACACCAGGGCTCCAGTCTAGACTGTCATCCCTGTCCGTTTCTTCTTTCCCTGGTATAACTTCAAAAAACTGTGAAGCAAATCCTTTGAACAGGTAACAGGCTTGTGAATGCTTTGATGTAACATGCATCAAGCCTTTCTGCAGAAAGGAACTCAACAAATGGTtattttatagttaaaagtcatCCTTACTATTTTCATTTTGAAGACTTCAAAGCACAGACCTTTCCCGGACAGTGATCCAACCAGACAACCAAACTGAAATGGATGGTATCAGCAATGACAAAGAATTTCCACAATCTACCGAGGTATTGAAATTAAGCCCATCAGATATATCTATATATCCTGTTCCTTGTGCTATGCCTGTATTGTTGTGGTGTTGTCAATAGGAGCCCAGTGTATCTCTTGGGAAAGCAGAGGCAGTTGACTCACAGGAGAGCACTACCAGTGAGGGGACCTCACCGCCTGGGGAGAAAAAAGGTTAGCGTACCCTCTATTAGAGAAGTGAAGCAAAGCTCTGGAAACCATCTCATCATCTTTCATAATTGCCCCCAGAGAATGTGATTTGTGAAAGCCTAAAATACTCTTGTCAACTGTTTGGATTAAATGatggtccttaaagggatagttcacccaaaaatgaatattctctcatcatttactcaccctcatgccatcccagatatgtatgactttctttcttcagctgaacacaaatgaagatttttagaagaatatttcagctctgtaggtccatacaatgaaagttaatggtgggcagaactttgtaggtccagaaagcacataaaggcagcataaaagtaatccacacataaaaggagtccagtggtttattccatgtcttctgaagtgatatgataggtgtgggtgagaaacagatcaatatttaagactttttctttacactataaatcttcacttttcttcttcttttgttttta contains:
- the LOC127454719 gene encoding NADP-dependent oxidoreductase domain-containing protein 1-like, translated to MCACGVCLHTGPFVKKETSKTHLSVGILGRGQMGKQLAMVLLQVSSLMPSNMNTSTKRPETLGGISLDQRWVSAVLYTLLHMCMAEKLGSGKALQLLNECILLV